CAAAACACAAGCCATATCGGATGCGGCCTGCAGCAAGGAACAGATTTTTTTAAGGTCAATATAACGTAAAATGTTCAGCTTCATCTGGCGATGTTTGCTTTCCAATTCCACAGCCTGGCCTCCGATTAAGCCATAGCTGCGGGTGCTGATGGACAAAATACGTGTGCAGGCAAGGGATTTGGAAGGCGGCACAATCTCGCCCAAGATTTCGAAAGCCAGGGTGTAGAGCGCGTCACCCGCCAAAATGCCGACCGCGTTGTCAAATTTTAAATGCAAAGCCTGTTTGGATCGACGTTCCGCCTTGTTCATCAACATCGGCAAATCATTATGCACCAGCGCCGCGTTGTGGGCCAATTCTATTGCTGTCGCAGCTTTGACCGCCTCAGCCAGACCTTTTTTACTCTGTTTCCCGGCAAGCATTTCATAAATCGCAAGCAATAAAAGAGGGCGCCAGCGTTTCCCACCGGAAAAAACCGCGTAATGCATCGCTTTTTTTAGTTCCTTGGCAGGTTGGGTCTGAGTTCCGAGATAGTGTTTCAGACTTTTTTCGATCAAATCCAAACGGGTCTCAAAATACTTCTGTAAAAGCAAGTTATACTCCTGATGGCAATCCATCTCAGTTTTATACCATTTTATATTTCATTACTATGAATCGCCGGTTGTTGTCAAGTGTTTTCTGACCCCATTGATTTTTTGAGGCTCAAAGCTTGTGCCATAAAGACTTTGACATATTTGTGATTCTGTTTCGGGTGAGCTTGTAATGGTTGCTGCCTTATGTCAACCTTAACTTTCTAAAGCGAAACATAAGGAATACATAAGGCGGCAATCAAGAACGCTGCCAAACTATTTTCTCTTGACCCCAAAACATCGACTGAGAACATGGCGTTCAGGATAAAAAACAATGCGTACAGGAAAAATCATCGACATCGAATGCCGTTGCGGTTACAAGCTGTTCCGATATTTTAAAGCGGGAAAAGGCAGACTGATAAAGTGCATGATCAACCGTTTAACCGAGGATAATGTGGGTTTGGCTGGTGCGGCAACTTTTTCCCGACCGCTTTGCCCTGCCTGTGGGCGCGAGCTGGGAATCATCATGATGATTCACGGACAGCCCGCACTGAAGCTGAATCAGGGCACAATTAAAAGCATTAGAATCTAAAAAAGATATTTTATAAGGGAAGGGAAATTCTTTTGCCAGTTTTGGCGGACTGGTAGATGGCTTGGATGATTTCCACTGATTTACGACCGTCACGACCATCTGTAAAAATGCGACCGTTGTTTAGCAAAACATCAACCACATTGCGGTAGTAGGGGTTGTGGCCAAATCCATAAACATTTGGAGGCTGGTAGTTTGCATCCCGAGCAATACGATCGTCGTCGTCGTAATCCTCAAATTCCCATTTTTCGATTTTGTTCACTGCCACACCGCCAACTTTAACAGTTCCATTTTCACCAATAATTGTGATGGAACCTTCGAAATTTTTGGGATATGTGAGCATGGTCACGTTCAGGGTGCAGATGGCTCCGCTGCGGAAATGCAGGATGGCGCAGCCGGTGTCTTCCGCTTCAATGCGGCGCGCCATGGTGGATGTATATGCCATCACGCTTTCCACGTTTCCCAGCAGCCAATAAAGCGCGTCCACATAGTGGCTGGCTTGGTTCATGAAGGCGCCACCATCAAATTCCCAAGTCCCGCGCCATTTTTCAGCATCGTAATAGGCTTGGGGACGTTGCCAAAAAACGTTTGACTGGGCCAAAAAGATACGGCCAAAACGATTTTTCTCAATGGCATTTTTAAGCAGTTGCATGGTGCTGTTGAGCCGGTTTTGTTTCACCACGAAGAGTTTTACCTTGTTGGCATCACAGGCTTTAATCAATTTATCCGCGCTTTCGATGCTGATTCCCATGGGTTTTTCTGTGATCACATTAACTTTATGTTTCGCCACATCGATACCCAGGGCGGGATGCAAGCCGCTGGGAGTGCAGATGCTAACCGCATCCAGCTCTTCCTTTTGCAACATTTCCAAGTGATCGGTATACCAGTTTTTGATGTTATAGGTTTCAGCGGCTTGGCGAGCTTTGTCTTCCAAAATGTCTGCGCAGGCAACAAATTCTGCTTCAGGGATTTGCGACACTGCTTCAAAATGGTTTTTGGAGATGCGGCCGCAGCCGATCAAACCCAGTTTAATCTTTTTGCTCATACAACTGCTCCTTTAGTAGTTTTTCGGTGTTCCAGATACCAGGCGCACATTTCGGCGATACTGTCTGCGATACTCTTTTTTTGAACGAACCCGGCTTCGCGAATTTTTGGGGCACGGAAGTCTGTGGCAGTGGAGAACTTACGCATTCTGTCGCTATTCACAGGCAGGTCCAAGCCCAGCAAAGACGCGGGGATATCAAAAACCTTGCCAATCCCAACCGCCACAGATGCCGGGATTCGCAAATGCGGCATCCTGAAACCGGGCTGCGAGGCGATTAACTCCATCAGTTCATGCAGGCTGAGATAAGGCTCATCCACACAGTTGAAATGCTGGAAGCCCGGTTCAAGTAAGCTCAGGGAAAACATGATCATATCTGCCATTGTGTCCAAGGAAACCACGCTTTTTTTATGGTTGCCTTGTCCCACCATAGCAATTGGGCGCCGATGCATTGTATCCATCAGTTTATACATATTGGCAAAATTGTTGGGACCATAAATGACAGTGGGACGCAGCACAATCAATTGTCGCGCTGGGTCTTTTTCCTGCCAACGGATGCAAAGCTCTTCGCCAGCCAGTTTCGATTCACCATAGGGGTGATCCGCTGCATACGGAGCGTTTTCATCTGCAGGGCCTTCAGGATGACCAAACACAGCCACCGTGCTGAGGTAGATGAGCTTGTTGATTCCGGTTTTTTCCGCGAAATCCAGCAACGTTCTGGTTCCATATTTATTATGGTCAAAATATTCGCCACGCTTAATGCCAAAATCGTGTTTCGCGGCGGCACAATGGATAATTAGATCGATTTCAGAATTGTTTTCCAGTTCAAAGGCGCCATTTACGCTTTTGAGATCTTTGGCGTCGCGGATGTCGCCGATCAGAGTCTTGGGATGGGGCTCACTGTTGCAGTTGGGGCTGATATCAATCCCCGCCACATGGTAGCCCGCGTGGTCAAAATCCCACATCAATCTGCTGCCAACGAATCCGTTGCTGCCTGTTACAAGAATATTCATAATTTTAGGTGTCTCCTAACGCACCGGTTCCCAAGTGTTCATTCTGGTTCTTGTGATATAGCGGAAAAAAGCCGCCATTGAAGACCAGATCATTGCCATAAGATAGGCTGGAGCTGTGGAAAATGGCAGACGCAGGTTTCTTTTCTGCAAGAGCAGGCTCAGTGCTCCATAGCCATAAACTGCAGCCTGAAGGCAAAATATGATCCTGTAAAACAATATACTCGACAAAAAAACAGAGGCAATGAATCCTGTCAACACAAAAACGAAAAAAAGCCAACGCAGCAGTTTGTGGGAAAAAAGTTTGAAGCAAACTGCGGGATGGCGAAAGGGGTTGAGCAACGCGAGATTACGTTCCACCACAAACCATTCGCGGGTGACGATGCGGATTTTGCGGGACATTTCCTGTTTAGCGGATTGGGTTTCCTCTTCAAACACTTTCGCGCGGGGCTCGTAGGCAGTTTTCCAAGCTTTTTTCAAGACTGTGAGCACGCGTTCAAAGTCATCCACGGATTGAGGATCAACCTTTTCAAAAAGGTCTGTCCGGATCAAAAAAATGCCGCCATTTGCGCCAATGATGCAACCAAGCTCACTTTCCAAGCTTTTCAGCCAGGATTCATAACGCCAATACAGGCCTTCTCCCGATCGATTTCCTTCACCAGGAACGATGCGCACTTCTCCTGAAACCAAGCCCAGGCGAGGATTGGAAAGCATTTTTTCCATTAACAGGTTCAAGGCGTCGGGTGCAAACATGCAATTTGCGTCTGTGGAAAGCACGTAATCCGAATCCATCTTAGGCAAAACCATGTTCAGGGCGCTGGGTTTTCCGCGACGCGGTTTTTGGATTAGAAGCTCCACGTTTTGCCCGGAAAACGATTCCACGATTTCATTTGTGCGGTCGCTGGAATCGTCTGAAATCACGATCATTTTGACCCTGTCTCTGGGATAGTCCATTTGCAGGAACGATTCAATCTTCTTAGCGATGGATTCTTCTTCGTTGTAGGCTGGGCAAAGAACCGTGACCGTGGGTAAAGGCTGTGGCAGCTTGCAATTTAGCTCTTTTTGTTTGGGTTTGATCTTGTTAATCAGAAGCAATAAAAAAGGATAGCCAAACAGATGGTAGGCAAGCAGCCCAAAAGAGCACCAAAAAAGGACTTTGGCAATTGTCATATCAGGTTTTACCTCTTCCGCGCCATATAGTTGATTCGCGATATTTGCCGGCGATTTGCATCCAGCGCGGGAATCGATCTTTTCAAGCTGGGAAAAGCTATAACACCCTGATAAACAGTGGCATTGCTGTTGACTATGAAATTGAGGCTCCTGCCTTGCATAAAGTTCCTTTTTTTTGAATATGTAATTATGATGATGCTTAGCCTGACTTTTATGTGCCCTATTCTGTCAAGAAAATTCACAGAGATGCAACTTTTCGTGGGTACTTGAATTATTGCGGAATCACCAAGGGAAATTTGGACTTGACAAGGCTCAGCCGTTTGAAATCTTGATTTTTCCGCTTGGTATTATCGCGGCTGTCACAGCAATGAAAACACCAAGCATAAGTATAATATAAAGTTATGGATGTTGGATGTCCCAAATCAACCTGAAAAAGAATATCGCCGTCAGCGGCGGATTTCGCGTGGTCATATTGGTGCTATCTTTTTGCGTCAGTTGGCTTTCCGCGCGCTATTTGGGCGTGGAGGGAAAAGGGCGTCTCAGCTATCTCATGACCATGGGTGGGTTTATTTGGGCTGTTTTGGGCATGGGTTTGAATCACAGTTATCCATATCTGATCAGGAAAAATCCGGATAAACGGAGCGATTTGTATGCTTGGACCTTGCTGCAGTTTGCCTTTGAAACCCTGTTATTCCTGGCTGTGGGGCTGGGCTTGATCAAGTTTTGGAACCAAGTTCTGAGCTTCGATTTCACCCCTCTTTACATGGCGCTGTTTGTGATTTATATCACCTTCACGAAAGCAGTTATGCAGATGCAAGCCTTCTATATTGGGGTGGATAAAGTCTTTCAAAGCTCCATGGCACATTTGATTAACACCGGTTCCTGTCTGCTGCTGCTTATGGCGGGCTTCATTCTGGTTCCAAGTGGTGACCGTTTTGGCTACTATCTGGGTCTCACAGTTATTGGTTTGGCAATTTCGCTGGCCTATTTAAGTTTTGGGCATCGAGAGCGCATAAGTATATCCAGTATGGACATTTCCTTCATCAAACATTCCTACGGTTTTGGAATGAGAGCCTTCGTTTCCATGTTTTTAATCTCGCTTTTGGTGAGGGCAGATATCGTGATTGTAAAACGCCTCTTGGACTACAGCCAGGTTGGAATCTATTCCATTGCGGCACATGTGGTTGACATGCTGCAGGTTGCTTCAAATCTGGTGGGCAGCCTACTTTTGGCAAAGCTTTCTGACACCGCCGAAGAAACCGAAAAATGGCAACTCATGAAGAAAATGTTGATGCTTTTCAGCGTGTTCCTCCTGGTGGGAAACTTGGGGTTTATGTTGCTGGGTAAATATGTGTTAGGCATATTCTTTGGCCTGGATTTTGTTCCAGCGTACGCGGTCTATTTATGGCTGATCCCTGCAAGTTTTGGGCTCAGCTTCGGTTCGCTTTTTAATAACTATCTGAATAGCAAGGGTTTCCCGATTGTTACCATCGTGATTGCGGGTTTGGCCTTACTGCTGAATGTTGGGTTGAACTATTTGATGATCCCGCTTTGGGGCATCAACGGCGCTGCATTGGCAACTTCGATAGCGTATCTTTTTTGGTTTTTCCTAATCATTGCGTACGAGCAGAAGGCTACATCGGGAAGGCTTTTACCACACTTGATTCCCAAACGCGAAGACTGGCGGGAGCTTTATCTTTCAATCCGTGAGCTGTTGACCCAAATATCCAAAAAGAAGATGGGTGGCATCTGATATGCGCAGTGTGAAAAATCATCAAAAGCGTATTCTGATTATCCACACCTGGGGCATCGGCGACATGATTTTGCTCACTCCCGCGCTCAGGGTTGCCAAAAAAATGCATCCAGAGCTGAATATCACCTTGCTCGTGTTGCCACATGCGGCAGCGCTTCCGGTGCAAAACGCAAGCTATGTGGATGAAATCATTTTTGGAGGTTGGAAACCACGGGAGCTGATTGCCAGCCTCAGAAAACTTCGCAAGGAAAAATACCACGCGGCTTTCTTTTCATCAGGTGTAACAGCTTGGAAAACATGGCTTTTCCTGCTATTTATTAAAGCAAAACATAAGATAAGTGAATATAATAAATTTAAACTGCCATGTTTAACAGATTATGTTCCACGCAAGCCTCAGCAAAGCAGAGCGCATTCGAACTATGAACTTTTAGCCACCGCGATTGAACTGCCAAAATGGGAAGAAGCTGTGCAAAAGAGGGAAGAGCTGGACTTGGCGACCGACTTCACACTATCTGAGGAAAACCTGGAATGGGCTGCTAACTATATAAAAACACAGCAGCTTGGAAGTAAAAACATTCTGGCGATCCATCCTGGCTGTATGGCAAGCAATAGTTTCCGCCGCTGGCCTGTTGAATATTTTGCCACCTTGATTGAATCAGTGAAGAAAGATTTTGACCTGAACATAGTGGTCATTGCAGGTCCTGATGAAGAGGAAGAGGGTCGATATCTATCTCAAATTGAAGGTGTTAAGCTGTTAGAGCGCAGCTCCTTGTGCAATGTGGCTGCCTTCATATCTCTTTGTGATGTTTTTGTGAATACTGATTCCGGTTTGGGGCACATAGCGTCTTGTTTCCAAATACCTTCTTTAACCATTTTTGGCCCTGGGGATGAAAATCAGACTGCGCCCTTTTCCCCAAAAAGCGAGATTGTGCGCCTTGAAATTGATTGCGCCCCTTGCGTGCGAAATAAAAAACGGAATTGTAAAGCGGAGTGTCTGTTAGGTTTAAGTCCCCAGATGGTTTACGATTCTTTGAAGCCGATCTTGGAAAAACTTTGACCTCAATAACTGGTCAGTTTTTCGGATAAAGGCTCAGCAGCTTTCTGGTCAGCTCTCTGCGGGTAAATTTTTCAATGTTTTTGGCTGTGGTGGAGAATTGCTCAGGATTGTTCAAAATCTGCTGTAAAGCTTTGCTGATAGCTTCGGAATCCCTTGCCAAAACGTGAATTCCAGAGTTAGTTTCATAAATCAGGTCTTTTATGGCTGAGCGTTCTGGCCCAAGCGATAAAATCGGTCTTCCAGCTCGTAAAAGCTCAAATAATTTCCCTTGCAAAACAAGTTCAGATTCGGGGTCTTCTTCAATCATGATCAAGTTTGCCCATGCCCCCAAAGTGTGTTCCAGAGCGTCTTTATGGGGCAAATAGCCTAAATAGGAATAAAACGGATAATTTCCATCTTCGATGCGAGCCAAAATATATGGCGCGATACTGCCCAGATGTAAAAACCGAAACCCCGGGATATTGCAAGCTGCCATGGCGTCCAACATTGGGATCGGGTCACCGTAATTGCGGTCCATCCTGCCCATGTAAACCAAGGTTGGTTCCGAGAATTGTTTTGCTGGCAAGCCTTCAAAATCATCTTCATCAAAGCCATTGGTAATAACTTCCGATTTTTCTGAAAGCCAGGTATATTTATCCACATAGTGAGCGCGGGTTTTTTCAGTTACGAAAATAACCCGATCACTGTTCCGCAGAAATTTCTCGTCCATTTTTCGGATGTGTTTCATTCTGAAGCCATGTACTTTACGCTCGATGAGTGGGCCGAATTGCCAGGCGTCGCGATAGTCTGCCACCCAGAATAATTTGTTGCCAAAACGTTTTTTTAACCAAAGTCCCGCCACGAAAGACGAAAAAGGATAGGCAGTGATATATAGATTACTTATCTTGTAGCGTTTGATGATGTTAGCTGCCTTCCAAGCCGCAAAAGGTGTCCAGCCAATTTGTTTGTCGATGGGCCAGATGATGTCGTTCACCAATTTTGCCAAAGTCCAGAAAGCTTTGGAAACGGGATTTTTGGGCATGGTATCTTCAAAACGAGTGCAAGTGATGCGGCTCACGTTGCGGGAGCGGATACCCAAGCCGCCAACCCTGTGGATGTGGGCTTCAGGAGGAATTTCCTGCAACAAACTATGGTCGGTTTCTTTGCGCACCGGCTTTTTGGGAACAACAGCGTGTACTTCCCAACCCTCGCGGCAGGCGTATTTCATGAATTTGAGCGCTCTCTGCACTCCGCTGAGGCCGGTGGGCGGAAATTCGTTGATAATCATCAGTAACTTATTGTTGTTCATACACTTTTCTCAATCTTGAAATCAGATCCGGCAGCATGAATTCCCGCTTAACCCTTTGCTGGGCAGCCTTTGAAATACAATCTGCCATCTGTTTGTCCTGCATAAGGCTGCGTATCGTTTCTGTCAAATCTGAAACATCCTGCGGTTTGGCGAATAAGGCTTCTTTTTCATCTTCAAAAAGACCATGTATCCCTTCTCCAATCGTTCCTATAACTGGAATCCCGGCATACATTGCCTCCAGATAAACAATACCGAAAGTCTCACTGTAGCTGGGCAGCACGAAGACATCGAAATATCGATACAGATTGCGCAGCAGCCTGTTTTCCAAACCACCGGCCAGTTTCACGTTTTCACCCAAGCCCATTGTTTTAATTTTTGCTTCCAAATCGCGGCGTTCATCACCCTTTCCCAAAATAAAAAGCTGGATTTCCCAGCCTTCCTGTTTAAGCTGAGCCACGGCATCAATCAAGTGGCGGAAGCCTTTTTCAGGGGTTAGGTTTCCCACGGAAATAATCTTGTAACTAACAGCCCTAAATTGCTTTGTGATGGGCTCAAGTTCAGCTTCTTCACAGGGAATCGTGGGACTGATAGCATTGCCCAAAATACTGGTTTTTTCTTTTGGCAGAAATGGAAAAAGCCATTTTTGCAGTCTGGCATTCACCGTGAAAACGTGATCCCAGCAAGAAAGCGCCTTGCGCAAGGTTTTGCGGTAAAATGGCAGCATCCGGTTTCCCATCAAGCGGGCGGGATGGGTGCGAATGTTGTGCAAAATGAGGAATTTTGGGATGCGGACTCGATCCAGCCAGGTTTTCAACCAAAAAAGCTCCGGAACATGCCGGAAATCATGAACTTGAATCAAATCCGGCTTCCAGCGCGCAAAAGCTCGTCTCACTGCGGGCAAAACACTGGCCGGAAAAGTTGCAAATGCGGATAAAAAAGGATTGCGAAGAGCAGGGTATGTAACATGGCAAATCTCAATTCCATCCTGCTCATAATTCTCTACTCTGTAACGAGTTCCGATCTCATACGCCAAAACTTTGACTTCATAATGTTGTGCCAATTCCTGAGCCTGATGTTGCACAAAAACACCCTGCAGGCTATTTTGCCGGCTCGGATAGAGGTCACTGATCAGCATGATTTTTTTCATTTTAGGCACCAAACGTGTTAAAACACACCAAGAAAGGACAGAAACGGACGATGCGGGTTTTTG
The Candidatus Cloacimonadota bacterium genome window above contains:
- a CDS encoding Gfo/Idh/MocA family oxidoreductase: MSKKIKLGLIGCGRISKNHFEAVSQIPEAEFVACADILEDKARQAAETYNIKNWYTDHLEMLQKEELDAVSICTPSGLHPALGIDVAKHKVNVITEKPMGISIESADKLIKACDANKVKLFVVKQNRLNSTMQLLKNAIEKNRFGRIFLAQSNVFWQRPQAYYDAEKWRGTWEFDGGAFMNQASHYVDALYWLLGNVESVMAYTSTMARRIEAEDTGCAILHFRSGAICTLNVTMLTYPKNFEGSITIIGENGTVKVGGVAVNKIEKWEFEDYDDDDRIARDANYQPPNVYGFGHNPYYRNVVDVLLNNGRIFTDGRDGRKSVEIIQAIYQSAKTGKRISLPL
- a CDS encoding glycosyltransferase family 4 protein, translated to MKKIMLISDLYPSRQNSLQGVFVQHQAQELAQHYEVKVLAYEIGTRYRVENYEQDGIEICHVTYPALRNPFLSAFATFPASVLPAVRRAFARWKPDLIQVHDFRHVPELFWLKTWLDRVRIPKFLILHNIRTHPARLMGNRMLPFYRKTLRKALSCWDHVFTVNARLQKWLFPFLPKEKTSILGNAISPTIPCEEAELEPITKQFRAVSYKIISVGNLTPEKGFRHLIDAVAQLKQEGWEIQLFILGKGDERRDLEAKIKTMGLGENVKLAGGLENRLLRNLYRYFDVFVLPSYSETFGIVYLEAMYAGIPVIGTIGEGIHGLFEDEKEALFAKPQDVSDLTETIRSLMQDKQMADCISKAAQQRVKREFMLPDLISRLRKVYEQQ
- a CDS encoding polyprenyl synthetase family protein translates to MLLQKYFETRLDLIEKSLKHYLGTQTQPAKELKKAMHYAVFSGGKRWRPLLLLAIYEMLAGKQSKKGLAEAVKAATAIELAHNAALVHNDLPMLMNKAERRSKQALHLKFDNAVGILAGDALYTLAFEILGEIVPPSKSLACTRILSISTRSYGLIGGQAVELESKHRQMKLNILRYIDLKKICSLLQAASDMACVLAGADENIRQIMNTYAQNLGLAFQMIENISADYNRGSEGLDFDEEFVPKSKNSYTAFLGFDKARQAVEEMLDESERMIVPFDSKEVLFEFIQMIKEHLP
- a CDS encoding glycosyltransferase family 4 protein; translated protein: MNNNKLLMIINEFPPTGLSGVQRALKFMKYACREGWEVHAVVPKKPVRKETDHSLLQEIPPEAHIHRVGGLGIRSRNVSRITCTRFEDTMPKNPVSKAFWTLAKLVNDIIWPIDKQIGWTPFAAWKAANIIKRYKISNLYITAYPFSSFVAGLWLKKRFGNKLFWVADYRDAWQFGPLIERKVHGFRMKHIRKMDEKFLRNSDRVIFVTEKTRAHYVDKYTWLSEKSEVITNGFDEDDFEGLPAKQFSEPTLVYMGRMDRNYGDPIPMLDAMAACNIPGFRFLHLGSIAPYILARIEDGNYPFYSYLGYLPHKDALEHTLGAWANLIMIEEDPESELVLQGKLFELLRAGRPILSLGPERSAIKDLIYETNSGIHVLARDSEAISKALQQILNNPEQFSTTAKNIEKFTRRELTRKLLSLYPKN
- a CDS encoding glycosyltransferase family 2 protein produces the protein MTIAKVLFWCSFGLLAYHLFGYPFLLLLINKIKPKQKELNCKLPQPLPTVTVLCPAYNEEESIAKKIESFLQMDYPRDRVKMIVISDDSSDRTNEIVESFSGQNVELLIQKPRRGKPSALNMVLPKMDSDYVLSTDANCMFAPDALNLLMEKMLSNPRLGLVSGEVRIVPGEGNRSGEGLYWRYESWLKSLESELGCIIGANGGIFLIRTDLFEKVDPQSVDDFERVLTVLKKAWKTAYEPRAKVFEEETQSAKQEMSRKIRIVTREWFVVERNLALLNPFRHPAVCFKLFSHKLLRWLFFVFVLTGFIASVFLSSILFYRIIFCLQAAVYGYGALSLLLQKRNLRLPFSTAPAYLMAMIWSSMAAFFRYITRTRMNTWEPVR
- a CDS encoding glycosyltransferase family 9 protein, with the protein product MRSVKNHQKRILIIHTWGIGDMILLTPALRVAKKMHPELNITLLVLPHAAALPVQNASYVDEIIFGGWKPRELIASLRKLRKEKYHAAFFSSGVTAWKTWLFLLFIKAKHKISEYNKFKLPCLTDYVPRKPQQSRAHSNYELLATAIELPKWEEAVQKREELDLATDFTLSEENLEWAANYIKTQQLGSKNILAIHPGCMASNSFRRWPVEYFATLIESVKKDFDLNIVVIAGPDEEEEGRYLSQIEGVKLLERSSLCNVAAFISLCDVFVNTDSGLGHIASCFQIPSLTIFGPGDENQTAPFSPKSEIVRLEIDCAPCVRNKKRNCKAECLLGLSPQMVYDSLKPILEKL
- a CDS encoding NAD-dependent epimerase/dehydratase family protein; translation: MNILVTGSNGFVGSRLMWDFDHAGYHVAGIDISPNCNSEPHPKTLIGDIRDAKDLKSVNGAFELENNSEIDLIIHCAAAKHDFGIKRGEYFDHNKYGTRTLLDFAEKTGINKLIYLSTVAVFGHPEGPADENAPYAADHPYGESKLAGEELCIRWQEKDPARQLIVLRPTVIYGPNNFANMYKLMDTMHRRPIAMVGQGNHKKSVVSLDTMADMIMFSLSLLEPGFQHFNCVDEPYLSLHELMELIASQPGFRMPHLRIPASVAVGIGKVFDIPASLLGLDLPVNSDRMRKFSTATDFRAPKIREAGFVQKKSIADSIAEMCAWYLEHRKTTKGAVV
- a CDS encoding oligosaccharide flippase family protein; protein product: MSQINLKKNIAVSGGFRVVILVLSFCVSWLSARYLGVEGKGRLSYLMTMGGFIWAVLGMGLNHSYPYLIRKNPDKRSDLYAWTLLQFAFETLLFLAVGLGLIKFWNQVLSFDFTPLYMALFVIYITFTKAVMQMQAFYIGVDKVFQSSMAHLINTGSCLLLLMAGFILVPSGDRFGYYLGLTVIGLAISLAYLSFGHRERISISSMDISFIKHSYGFGMRAFVSMFLISLLVRADIVIVKRLLDYSQVGIYSIAAHVVDMLQVASNLVGSLLLAKLSDTAEETEKWQLMKKMLMLFSVFLLVGNLGFMLLGKYVLGIFFGLDFVPAYAVYLWLIPASFGLSFGSLFNNYLNSKGFPIVTIVIAGLALLLNVGLNYLMIPLWGINGAALATSIAYLFWFFLIIAYEQKATSGRLLPHLIPKREDWRELYLSIRELLTQISKKKMGGI